A window of the Bacteroides thetaiotaomicron VPI-5482 genome harbors these coding sequences:
- a CDS encoding ammonium transporter encodes MDKTYKRHSFTKLWIATAMFIFCCFATSAFAQEAVDADTFMTTTETITEVKTTPEIAETATASAETTPDTIGELALGLNTVWMLLAAMLVFFMQPGFALVEAGFTRVKNTANILMKNFVDFMFGSLLYWFIGFGLMFGAGGLIGMPHFFDLSFLDSDLPREGFLVFQTVFCATAATIVSGAMAERTKFSMYLVYTIFISVLIYPISGHWTWGGGWLMNGEEGSFMMNLFGTTFHDFAGSTIVHSVGGWIALVGAAILGPRIGKYGKDGKSRAIPGHNLTVAALGVFILWFGWFGFNPGSQLAASTEADAMAISHVFLTTNLAACAGGFFALAMSWMKYGKPSLSLTLNGVLAGLVGITAGCDAVAPSGAVLIGAICGVVMIFAVDFIDKVLKIDDPVGASSVHGVCGFLGTVLTGLFSTSEGLFYGHGAGFLGAQLFGAVVVGVWAAGMGFIIFKVLDKIHGLRVPARVEEEGLDIYEHGESAYN; translated from the coding sequence ATGGATAAAACATATAAGAGACACAGCTTCACAAAGCTGTGGATAGCCACTGCTATGTTCATTTTCTGCTGTTTCGCAACCAGTGCTTTTGCACAGGAAGCAGTTGATGCAGATACTTTTATGACAACTACGGAGACAATTACTGAAGTCAAAACTACACCTGAAATTGCTGAAACCGCCACTGCTTCTGCCGAAACAACTCCCGATACAATCGGGGAACTGGCATTAGGATTGAATACAGTCTGGATGCTGCTTGCGGCAATGCTCGTATTTTTTATGCAGCCGGGGTTTGCATTGGTTGAGGCGGGTTTTACCAGAGTCAAGAATACCGCCAACATTTTGATGAAGAACTTTGTGGATTTCATGTTTGGTTCCTTGCTCTACTGGTTCATCGGTTTCGGTCTGATGTTTGGTGCGGGAGGTCTCATCGGAATGCCACACTTCTTTGATCTGTCATTCCTCGACAGTGATTTACCCAGAGAAGGATTTCTGGTTTTTCAGACAGTATTCTGCGCAACGGCAGCCACGATTGTATCGGGAGCGATGGCGGAACGCACCAAGTTCTCCATGTATCTGGTCTATACTATCTTTATCAGTGTACTAATTTACCCAATTTCCGGTCACTGGACATGGGGTGGCGGCTGGCTGATGAACGGAGAAGAAGGTTCGTTCATGATGAATCTTTTCGGAACGACATTCCATGACTTTGCAGGTTCAACGATTGTCCACTCCGTTGGTGGTTGGATTGCTTTGGTAGGCGCTGCTATTCTTGGTCCCCGTATCGGTAAATATGGCAAAGACGGTAAGTCAAGAGCTATTCCGGGACACAACCTGACAGTTGCCGCACTGGGTGTATTTATCCTTTGGTTCGGATGGTTCGGATTCAACCCCGGATCACAGTTGGCAGCAAGTACCGAAGCGGATGCAATGGCCATCTCACATGTATTTCTGACAACAAATCTGGCGGCTTGTGCCGGTGGCTTCTTTGCACTGGCGATGAGCTGGATGAAATATGGCAAACCGTCTTTATCACTGACACTGAATGGTGTTTTGGCAGGTTTGGTAGGTATCACAGCCGGATGTGACGCTGTAGCTCCCTCAGGAGCGGTATTAATCGGTGCCATTTGTGGTGTAGTCATGATATTTGCAGTCGACTTTATTGACAAGGTATTGAAGATTGACGATCCTGTCGGTGCTTCTTCCGTACACGGGGTTTGTGGTTTCTTGGGAACAGTGCTCACAGGATTGTTTTCTACCAGTGAAGGGTTGTTCTACGGACATGGAGCCGGCTTTTTGGGTGCCCAGCTTTTCGGTGCGGTTGTTGTCGGAGTCTGGGCGGCAGGTATGGGATTCATTATCTTCAAAGTACTCGACAAGATTCACGGACTTCGCGTTCCGGCACGTGTCGAAGAAGAAGGTCTCGACATCTACGAACACGGAGAATCTGCTTATAACTAA
- a CDS encoding LL-diaminopimelate aminotransferase yields MALVNEHFLKLPGSYLFSDIAKKVNTFKITHPKQDIIRLGIGDVTQPLPKACIEAMHKAVEELASKDTFRGYGPEQGYDFLIEAIIKNDFAPRGIHFSPSEIFVNDGAKSDTGNIGDILRHDNSVGVTDPIYPVYIDSNVMCGRAGVLEEGTGKWSNVTYMPCTSENDFIPEIPDKRIDIVYLCYPNNPTGTTLTKPELKKWVDYALANDTLILFDAAYEAYIQDADVPHSIYEIKGAKKCAIEFRSFSKTAGFTGVRCGYTVVPKELTAATLEGDRIPLNKLWNRRQCTKFNGTSYITQRAAEAVYSTEGKAQIKETINYYMSNAKIMKEGLEATGLKVYGGVNAPYLWVKTPNGLSSWRFFEQMLYEANVVGTPGVGFGPSGEGYIRLTAFGDHNDCMEAMRRIKNWL; encoded by the coding sequence ATGGCATTAGTAAACGAACATTTTTTGAAATTACCGGGGAGCTATTTGTTCTCGGATATAGCGAAGAAGGTAAATACATTCAAAATAACGCATCCGAAGCAGGATATTATTCGGTTAGGTATCGGAGATGTCACTCAGCCGCTTCCCAAAGCATGTATCGAGGCTATGCACAAAGCAGTGGAAGAGCTGGCAAGTAAAGATACATTTCGCGGATATGGTCCTGAGCAGGGGTACGATTTTTTGATTGAAGCTATTATAAAGAATGATTTCGCTCCACGTGGCATTCATTTCTCACCATCAGAAATATTCGTCAACGACGGAGCCAAAAGTGATACCGGAAATATCGGCGATATCCTTCGCCACGACAATAGTGTCGGTGTAACAGACCCTATTTACCCGGTATATATTGACAGTAACGTCATGTGCGGACGTGCCGGAGTGCTGGAAGAAGGAACAGGCAAATGGAGCAATGTGACTTATATGCCTTGTACAAGTGAGAATGACTTCATTCCGGAGATTCCCGACAAACGGATAGACATTGTTTACCTCTGCTACCCGAACAATCCGACAGGGACGACACTGACCAAACCGGAACTAAAAAAGTGGGTAGACTATGCATTGGCAAATGATACACTGATTTTGTTCGATGCCGCATACGAAGCCTATATTCAGGATGCGGATGTCCCCCACTCCATATACGAAATCAAAGGAGCCAAGAAATGTGCTATTGAGTTCCGCAGTTTCTCAAAGACAGCCGGTTTCACCGGAGTACGTTGCGGATATACCGTAGTCCCGAAAGAACTGACAGCTGCCACACTGGAAGGCGACCGGATTCCACTCAACAAATTATGGAACCGCCGCCAGTGCACTAAATTCAACGGCACTTCGTACATCACACAACGTGCAGCGGAAGCCGTCTACAGTACAGAAGGCAAAGCACAGATTAAAGAAACGATTAACTATTATATGAGCAATGCGAAGATCATGAAGGAAGGACTGGAAGCTACCGGATTGAAAGTATACGGAGGCGTCAATGCTCCATACTTATGGGTGAAAACCCCGAACGGGCTCTCTTCCTGGCGATTCTTCGAACAGATGTTGTATGAAGCCAATGTAGTAGGAACCCCCGGTGTAGGTTTCGGCCCCAGCGGTGAGGGATATATCCGACTGACAGCATTCGGCGATCACAATGATTGTATGGAAGCAATGAGAAGAATAAAGAACTGGCTTTGA
- a CDS encoding glycerophosphodiester phosphodiesterase, with translation MVALIISVASAQAQKSQVIAHRGYWKTAGSAQNSITALQKADSIHCYGSEFDVWLTKDNKLVINHDPVYKMKYMEYSKGDALTGLKLSNGENLPSLEQYLEAGKKCNTKLILELKALNSKKRETKAVQEILALVTKLGLENRMEYITFSLHAMKEFIRLAPAGTPVFYLNGELSPKELKDLGAAGLDYHMGVIKKHPEWIKEAHDLGLKVNVWTVDKAEDMKWLIDQKVDFITTNEPTVAQEILK, from the coding sequence ATGGTTGCCCTTATCATTTCAGTAGCTAGTGCCCAAGCGCAAAAGTCGCAAGTTATCGCCCATCGTGGCTACTGGAAAACAGCAGGTTCTGCGCAAAATAGTATCACAGCACTTCAAAAAGCCGATTCTATCCATTGCTATGGCTCCGAATTTGATGTATGGCTTACCAAAGACAATAAACTGGTTATCAATCATGACCCTGTCTATAAGATGAAATACATGGAGTATTCCAAAGGTGACGCTCTTACAGGATTGAAACTATCGAACGGAGAGAACCTGCCCAGCCTGGAACAGTATCTGGAAGCCGGTAAAAAATGCAATACCAAACTTATATTGGAACTAAAAGCACTTAACAGCAAAAAGCGTGAAACGAAAGCCGTACAGGAAATTCTTGCCTTGGTAACAAAGCTGGGACTGGAAAACCGTATGGAATATATCACTTTCTCACTGCACGCCATGAAAGAGTTTATCCGCCTGGCACCTGCCGGAACTCCGGTATTCTATCTCAACGGCGAGCTATCTCCCAAAGAGCTGAAAGACCTCGGTGCAGCCGGACTCGACTATCACATGGGAGTAATCAAGAAACATCCCGAATGGATCAAAGAAGCCCATGATCTCGGACTGAAAGTCAATGTATGGACTGTAGATAAAGCAGAAGACATGAAGTGGCTCATAGACCAAAAGGTGGATTTCATTACGACCAACGAGCCGACTGTGGCACAGGAAATACTAAAATAG
- the dapF gene encoding diaminopimelate epimerase gives MTTKIKFTKMHGAGNDYIYVDTTRYPIAAPEKKAIEWSKFHTGIGSDGLILIGSSDKADFSMRIFNADGSEAMMCGNGSRCVGKYVYEYGLTAKKEITLDTRSGIKVLKLHVEGGKVTAVTVDMGSPLETEAVDFGDQFPFQSTRVSMGNPHLVTFVEDITQINLPEIGPQLENYHLFPDRTNVEFAQIVGKDTIRMRVWERGSGITQACGTGACATAVAAVLHGLAGRKCDIIMDGGTVTIEWEEATGHILMTGPATKVFDGEMEG, from the coding sequence ATGACAACCAAGATTAAGTTCACAAAAATGCATGGAGCAGGTAATGACTACATATATGTAGATACTACCCGATATCCGATAGCAGCCCCTGAAAAGAAAGCAATCGAATGGAGCAAGTTTCATACGGGAATTGGAAGTGACGGACTTATATTGATTGGCAGTTCTGACAAAGCAGATTTCAGTATGCGTATATTTAATGCAGATGGTTCGGAAGCAATGATGTGTGGCAATGGAAGCCGTTGTGTAGGCAAGTATGTATACGAATACGGATTAACTGCCAAAAAGGAAATCACGCTTGACACCCGTTCGGGCATTAAGGTTCTGAAATTACATGTAGAAGGAGGAAAGGTGACGGCAGTCACTGTAGATATGGGTAGTCCTCTGGAAACGGAAGCGGTAGATTTCGGCGATCAATTTCCTTTTCAGTCTACCCGGGTATCAATGGGAAACCCGCATCTGGTAACTTTTGTAGAAGATATTACCCAAATCAATCTGCCGGAAATTGGTCCGCAGTTAGAAAATTATCATCTCTTTCCGGACAGGACAAATGTAGAGTTTGCTCAGATCGTAGGTAAAGACACCATTCGGATGAGAGTTTGGGAAAGAGGTTCAGGAATCACCCAGGCCTGTGGAACAGGCGCTTGTGCCACGGCTGTAGCCGCTGTTCTCCATGGATTGGCAGGAAGAAAATGTGATATAATAATGGATGGGGGAACCGTCACCATCGAGTGGGAAGAAGCAACGGGACACATATTAATGACAGGACCGGCAACTAAAGTTTTTGATGGGGAGATGGAGGGATAG
- a CDS encoding P-II family nitrogen regulator has protein sequence MKKIEAIIRKTKFEDVKDALLEADIEWFSYYDVRGIGKARQGRIYRGVVYDTSTIERILVSIVVRDKNAEKTVQAIIKAAQTGEIGDGRIFVIPIEDAIRIRTAERGDIALYNAEQER, from the coding sequence ATGAAAAAGATTGAAGCTATCATCCGTAAAACCAAATTCGAGGACGTGAAAGACGCTCTGCTCGAAGCGGACATTGAATGGTTCTCTTACTACGATGTAAGAGGGATCGGTAAAGCACGGCAAGGACGTATCTATCGTGGAGTGGTATATGATACCAGCACCATCGAACGTATTCTGGTTTCTATTGTAGTACGCGACAAAAATGCAGAAAAGACCGTACAGGCTATCATCAAAGCCGCACAAACCGGAGAGATCGGTGACGGACGCATTTTCGTCATTCCTATCGAGGACGCCATCCGCATCCGCACCGCCGAACGTGGCGACATCGCTCTCTATAACGCCGAACAGGAACGATAA
- a CDS encoding thioredoxin family protein produces the protein MDIEKQLEVAAQSDHLVLIVFYADWSPHYEWIGPVLRTYERRVIELINVNIEENKTVADSHNIDTVPAFLLLHKGHELWRQVGELTIGELKEVLEDFK, from the coding sequence ATGGATATAGAGAAACAATTGGAAGTTGCGGCGCAGAGCGATCATTTGGTATTGATTGTGTTTTATGCCGACTGGTCACCTCATTATGAATGGATAGGGCCTGTGCTCCGTACTTATGAACGGAGAGTCATTGAATTGATTAACGTGAATATCGAGGAAAATAAAACTGTAGCCGATTCTCATAATATAGATACGGTGCCTGCGTTCCTTCTGTTGCATAAAGGACATGAATTGTGGAGGCAGGTAGGAGAGTTGACCATAGGAGAGTTGAAAGAGGTATTGGAAGATTTTAAATAA